The Roseofilum casamattae BLCC-M143 sequence CCCCCCCAGCAAATTTAAAGCATTAATTACCTCTGGAGTAACCGAGTCAGGCCAGCTCCCTTCCATACGACGACCGGTATTGAGGATAAAATGCAGGCTAAAAAAATGAGGAAATCCTTCAACCTCCATCCAAATTAACGATCCTTCTGCCTCGCAGGTAATTTTTTCTGCATCCATCAGTTCTGGAGCAATGTGTTGAAGAGAGTCAACGAGTTGCTGGAGGAGTCGGCAAAACTCTTCCAGTTCTGCATTCGTCAGTTCGATCGCCCAATCCGCTCCAGCCAGTAAAGCCGGGTATTCTCGAGCATCAGGTCTCCATCCCACTCGCCAGCCATTTCCTTCTCTAATCACGCTGAGTTGGGGAGATATATGCGTTGACTAATGCATCGACCAATGCATTGCGCTGCGATCGCGTCATATTCCGTACCGCTTGGCGATCGCCCTCTAGAGGATTTTCCACCAGAACCTCACCTGACGGATACACCCGTTCGTACATTAATTCGTTCGCACCCATGTAGTCTGCTAAAGTCAGTTTCCAGTCCAAGCGGTACTGAGGCGTGCGGGTTTTCACAAACATATGGTAGCGAATGATTCTTAGAACTAAGGTATTGTCCGGTCTCGGTTCCCCATCCAATTTACTGATGTAATGATTCTCCAAAGGGATATCTGGCACTTGTTGATAGACTAAGCGCCAGATGTCTCTAGGTCGCAAACGAGATTGAGCGATCGCCGGCTTGGAAATTAGGTTAATCGGGATTAGGGGATTAATCAGGGCGATCGCAACTAGAGTAATGTAGAGAAAACCATGTCGATATCTCATAAGAATTAGATCGAAAGACTAGTCGCCGATAATTTCCGGTTGAGTTAGCTCGTCCGACATTTCAATTACAGCACGAATTACCGGTTTCATTTTCGGATCGTCTAAGTTATCAAATTCCTCATAGCGGCGGCGTTGAGCGCGGTGGGAGACTTGAACGGTAATCCGATAGCGGTTCGATGCAGCGCTAATGAGATCTTCAGCACGACGCATTAATTCTTGGCTTTCTACGGAATGGCGCTTGAGCATAGAAATAGTTTAAGTGTTGGGCTTGAATACTGGCTATGATTTATTTTACCAAAAAAGATGGGTTTAAAGCCCCGTCCTTTTAGGACGGCTTTTTTAGTGTTATAATCGCAACGGTATGAATCCCCTGAGTGTTGCTATAGGCTAGAA is a genomic window containing:
- a CDS encoding DUF1818 family protein, whose amino-acid sequence is MIREGNGWRVGWRPDAREYPALLAGADWAIELTNAELEEFCRLLQQLVDSLQHIAPELMDAEKITCEAEGSLIWMEVEGFPHFFSLHFILNTGRRMEGSWPDSVTPEVINALNLLGGF
- a CDS encoding DNA-directed RNA polymerase subunit omega, which gives rise to MLKRHSVESQELMRRAEDLISAASNRYRITVQVSHRAQRRRYEEFDNLDDPKMKPVIRAVIEMSDELTQPEIIGD